One Candidatus Ornithobacterium hominis genomic region harbors:
- the lipB gene encoding lipoyl(octanoyl) transferase LipB: MKKSQNKIIEFRDLGAHQAYQETWDFQEKILSEIVDLKMSFRQLERAYSAEKDEAKKQDLAEKMQKIQTPNYLFFLEHSHVYTLGKSGDEHHLLINQKKLNEINATYVKTNRGGDITYHGPEQLVGYPILDLDNFQTDIHWYLRNLEEIIIKTLADYGLKGERSKGETGVWLDVGKPFARKICAMGVKASRWVTMHGFALNVNTDLRYFEYIVPCGIKDKAVTSLQRELNKEVNMVEVKLKVVQYFEEVFNAEIKRLK, from the coding sequence ATGAAGAAAAGTCAAAATAAAATCATAGAATTTCGTGATTTGGGAGCCCACCAAGCCTATCAAGAAACTTGGGATTTTCAAGAAAAAATCTTGAGTGAAATTGTAGATTTAAAGATGAGCTTCCGACAACTGGAACGAGCTTATTCAGCAGAAAAGGATGAAGCTAAAAAACAAGACTTAGCAGAAAAAATGCAAAAAATCCAAACGCCCAACTATCTTTTTTTCTTAGAACACTCGCATGTCTATACACTGGGAAAAAGCGGAGATGAACATCATTTGCTAATCAATCAAAAAAAACTGAACGAAATCAATGCTACCTACGTGAAAACAAATCGTGGCGGAGATATTACCTACCACGGCCCAGAGCAATTGGTGGGGTATCCGATTTTAGATTTAGACAACTTCCAGACTGATATTCACTGGTATTTACGTAATTTAGAAGAAATTATCATCAAAACCTTGGCCGATTATGGACTAAAAGGTGAGAGATCAAAAGGTGAAACTGGCGTTTGGCTAGATGTCGGGAAACCCTTCGCCCGGAAAATTTGTGCCATGGGAGTAAAAGCCTCTCGCTGGGTCACGATGCACGGATTTGCCCTAAACGTGAATACTGATTTACGTTATTTTGAATACATCGTCCCTTGTGGCATCAAAGACAAAGCAGTGACTTCTCTGCAACGGGAATTAAACAAAGAAGTAAATATGGTAGAAGTAAAATTAAAAGTTGTACAATATTTTGAAGAAGTCTTCAATGCTGAAATCAAACGACTAAAATAG
- the pncB gene encoding nicotinate phosphoribosyltransferase — protein sequence MGINTRIFNSILDNDFYKFTMQCAVVKLFPNVKAKYKFINRGKHEFPQGFDKLLREAVDNMAQLQLTKDEKHFIIRTCPYLNPAYIDFLEGYRYDPSEVHIKQNGNDLEVKVEGFWYRTILWEVPLLSLISELYYKATEQTSWDDEKIIKNTLDKVKLFNDLDVRFAEFGTRRRHSYHAHRLVVHTLETFNGKSFIGSSNVHMAMLYNTKPIGTHAHEWFMFHAAEYGFKMSNTMALEHWVDVYRGDLGVALSDTYTTEVFFKQFDKKFSKLFDGVRHDSGDPIEFANKTIEHYKHLGINPHFKYIIFSDGLNPEKVESITHATKDKIGISFGIGTNLTNDVGLRPMNIVIKLTQVLTSDNEWVDTLKLSDEKGKHTGNQKMIDLAKEILRIEQ from the coding sequence ATGGGAATCAATACTCGCATTTTTAATTCAATCTTAGATAACGATTTTTATAAATTTACAATGCAATGTGCTGTGGTGAAGCTCTTCCCAAATGTGAAGGCAAAGTATAAATTCATCAACCGTGGGAAACATGAGTTCCCACAAGGTTTTGATAAATTACTGAGAGAAGCGGTAGATAATATGGCACAGCTACAGTTGACAAAAGATGAGAAGCATTTCATCATTCGCACTTGCCCGTATTTGAACCCAGCTTACATAGATTTTCTAGAAGGTTACCGCTACGACCCATCTGAGGTGCACATCAAGCAAAATGGTAACGACTTGGAAGTGAAGGTGGAAGGTTTCTGGTACAGAACAATCTTGTGGGAAGTTCCTTTGCTTTCATTGATTTCAGAATTATACTACAAAGCAACTGAACAAACCAGCTGGGATGATGAGAAAATTATAAAAAATACCTTAGATAAAGTTAAACTATTCAACGATTTAGACGTTCGCTTCGCTGAATTTGGTACTCGCCGCCGCCATTCTTACCACGCTCACCGTTTGGTTGTTCACACCCTAGAAACCTTCAATGGCAAAAGTTTCATCGGCTCGAGTAATGTTCACATGGCAATGCTTTACAACACAAAACCGATTGGAACTCACGCACATGAATGGTTTATGTTTCATGCAGCAGAATATGGCTTCAAGATGTCTAATACAATGGCGCTGGAACATTGGGTAGATGTTTACCGTGGAGATTTGGGTGTTGCGCTTTCAGACACTTATACAACAGAGGTTTTCTTCAAACAATTTGATAAAAAATTCAGTAAACTTTTTGATGGTGTACGTCACGATAGCGGAGACCCGATAGAATTTGCAAATAAAACCATAGAACATTATAAGCATTTAGGCATTAATCCTCATTTTAAATACATTATCTTTTCAGACGGATTAAACCCAGAGAAAGTCGAATCCATCACCCATGCAACTAAAGACAAAATTGGCATTTCTTTTGGTATCGGAACTAATTTAACCAATGATGTCGGTCTTCGCCCAATGAATATTGTCATCAAATTAACCCAAGTACTGACCAGCGACAACGAGTGGGTGGATACCCTAAAATTATCTGACGAAAAAGGTAAACACACGGGAAATCAAAAAATGATTGATTTAGCCAAAGAAATCTTAAGAATAGAACAATGA
- the pepE gene encoding dipeptidase PepE, with amino-acid sequence MNFILASTSTMFGQDYLAYLSTALEELLSDIEEVIFIPFARPLGISYDEYTKTAAKFFQGLEKKVKGLHEFQNPVETLQNAEAIFTGGGNTFLLLKTLYELNLMETLRQKIQDKTPYLGTSAGSNIAGQNIKTTNDMPIVHPPSFEALKIIPFNINPHYLDPDPNSTHNGETREVRILEFLSQNETPVIGLREGSWIRGVGEELHLKGKFSARIFLRNQKPYEIETESDLKFLKA; translated from the coding sequence ATGAACTTTATTTTAGCCAGCACTTCCACGATGTTTGGGCAAGATTATTTAGCTTATCTCTCGACTGCACTAGAAGAGTTATTATCTGATATAGAGGAGGTTATATTTATTCCTTTTGCTCGCCCTTTGGGAATCTCTTATGATGAGTACACAAAAACGGCTGCAAAATTTTTTCAAGGCTTAGAAAAAAAAGTAAAAGGATTGCATGAATTTCAAAATCCTGTAGAGACTTTACAAAATGCTGAAGCTATTTTTACTGGGGGAGGCAATACCTTCTTATTGCTCAAAACTTTGTATGAATTAAATTTAATGGAAACTTTACGCCAGAAAATTCAAGACAAAACGCCTTATCTAGGCACAAGTGCTGGCAGTAATATTGCGGGGCAAAACATCAAAACTACGAATGATATGCCAATAGTTCACCCACCAAGTTTTGAAGCACTGAAGATTATCCCGTTCAACATCAACCCACATTATCTAGACCCCGACCCAAACTCTACGCACAATGGCGAAACGCGTGAAGTCCGTATATTGGAATTTCTTAGCCAAAACGAAACCCCAGTCATTGGGCTGCGAGAAGGCTCATGGATACGCGGAGTGGGAGAGGAGCTACATTTGAAGGGTAAATTCTCGGCACGAATTTTTCTGAGAAATCAAAAGCCTTATGAAATTGAAACAGAAAGTGACTTGAAATTTCTAAAGGCTTAA
- a CDS encoding S9 family peptidase, protein MKNVFFTLILLGSFLSAQQKELSISDAVMGYYNGLYPLGVENLNWVQNSNRYYYTDDDKLIIVDADKENPNNKEITLAEFQKRFPKLNRIPSMKNFDEENFTIQSGEFLSVINLNNGQSQTINLSQNYENVDFSPKSKAVAFTVDNGLYIKKFDNQTLVVKENKDKNIISGQAIHRSEYGIHKGTFWSPEGNYLAFYEKDETQVTDYPLVDIDTTPARLKNIKYPMAGQGSEKAKVGIYDLKNKKLIYLDINTEDEHYLTNLGWSPDEKHILLAEINRATTRFDFNLYDAKSGKKIRTIFSEENERWVEPEHTSFFIPSRKNEFLFISQRDGFNNIYHYNINGKLIQQLTKVKWVIKDILGFNGNEVIFEGTGEDGRENHIYKVNLKSKKITNLTPETGTHQAVLNDNGTYLIDSYSSYDVAGITQIVNVKTGARKVINQAENPLKEYKLGEIDPVEILAADGKTKLYANLIKPANFDENKKYPVLVYVYGGPHAQLVTNSFLGGTDMWFSAFATQEDYLVFTLDNRGSAYRGFEFESVIHRQLGENEIQDQMKGVEYLKSLKYVDSSRMAIYGWSFGGFMASSLMLKKPGVFTTGVAGGPVTDWSLYEVMYGERYMDTPQENPEGYQNSNLTNHITNLKGKLMLITGSIDNVVVPQHSLRMMQEAVTKNIPIDFFEYPMHEHNVYGYDRIHLIEKIASYITTNNQ, encoded by the coding sequence ATGAAAAATGTTTTTTTCACCTTAATTCTATTGGGTTCTTTCTTGAGCGCTCAGCAAAAGGAATTAAGTATTTCAGATGCGGTTATGGGCTACTACAATGGGCTTTACCCTCTTGGTGTGGAAAACCTGAATTGGGTACAGAACTCAAATCGCTATTACTACACTGATGATGATAAATTAATCATCGTAGATGCGGATAAGGAAAATCCGAATAATAAAGAAATCACTTTAGCAGAATTTCAGAAGCGATTCCCGAAATTGAACAGAATTCCGAGTATGAAAAATTTTGATGAAGAAAATTTCACCATACAGAGTGGGGAGTTTCTCTCTGTCATTAATTTAAACAATGGGCAATCACAAACGATAAATTTAAGCCAAAATTATGAAAACGTAGACTTTAGCCCAAAATCAAAAGCAGTAGCCTTCACGGTAGATAATGGTTTATACATTAAAAAGTTTGATAATCAAACTTTGGTTGTAAAAGAAAATAAAGATAAAAATATCATCAGCGGGCAAGCGATTCATCGCAGTGAATATGGAATTCATAAAGGGACATTTTGGTCCCCTGAGGGGAACTACTTAGCCTTTTATGAGAAAGATGAAACTCAAGTGACTGATTACCCGTTGGTAGACATTGATACAACGCCTGCGCGTCTCAAAAACATTAAGTACCCGATGGCAGGGCAAGGCAGCGAAAAGGCGAAAGTTGGAATTTATGATTTGAAGAATAAAAAATTAATCTACCTAGACATCAATACCGAAGATGAACATTATTTGACGAATTTAGGCTGGTCACCAGATGAAAAACACATTTTATTGGCTGAAATTAATCGAGCAACCACGCGTTTTGATTTTAATTTATACGATGCTAAATCGGGGAAAAAAATCAGAACTATTTTCTCTGAAGAAAATGAACGCTGGGTAGAGCCAGAGCATACTTCATTCTTTATCCCTAGCAGGAAAAATGAATTTCTCTTCATCAGTCAGCGAGATGGGTTCAACAATATCTATCACTACAATATCAATGGGAAACTAATTCAGCAATTAACCAAAGTTAAATGGGTAATTAAAGATATTTTAGGTTTCAACGGGAATGAAGTCATCTTTGAAGGAACGGGAGAAGACGGAAGAGAAAATCATATTTATAAAGTAAATTTAAAGAGTAAAAAAATTACAAACCTCACGCCCGAAACAGGAACTCATCAAGCCGTGCTCAACGATAACGGAACGTATCTGATTGATAGCTATTCCAGTTACGATGTTGCTGGCATCACTCAGATTGTAAATGTGAAAACAGGAGCTAGAAAGGTTATAAATCAAGCTGAAAATCCGCTAAAAGAGTATAAATTAGGAGAAATCGACCCAGTGGAGATTTTAGCCGCAGACGGGAAAACGAAGCTTTATGCTAATTTAATCAAACCTGCCAATTTTGATGAAAATAAGAAATATCCTGTCCTAGTTTATGTCTATGGTGGGCCGCACGCACAGCTGGTAACCAATTCATTTTTAGGCGGAACGGACATGTGGTTTTCTGCTTTTGCGACACAAGAAGATTATTTAGTATTTACATTAGACAATAGAGGTTCAGCTTATCGAGGTTTTGAATTTGAGAGTGTCATTCATCGTCAATTGGGCGAAAATGAAATTCAAGATCAAATGAAAGGAGTAGAATATTTGAAATCACTCAAATATGTGGATTCCAGCCGAATGGCTATCTATGGTTGGAGTTTTGGAGGATTCATGGCGAGCAGTCTGATGCTGAAGAAGCCAGGCGTTTTCACAACAGGCGTTGCAGGAGGGCCAGTCACAGACTGGAGCTTGTATGAAGTGATGTATGGTGAACGCTATATGGATACGCCGCAAGAAAATCCTGAAGGCTATCAAAACTCCAATTTGACCAATCATATCACAAACTTAAAAGGGAAATTAATGCTAATTACTGGCAGTATAGATAATGTAGTGGTGCCTCAGCATAGCCTACGTATGATGCAAGAAGCCGTGACAAAAAATATCCCGATTGACTTCTTTGAATACCCTATGCATGAGCATAATGTGTATGGCTATGATAGAATTCACTTGATAGAAAAAATTGCAAGCTACATTACGACAAACAATCAATAA
- a CDS encoding 3-oxoacyl-ACP synthase III family protein — MRNAVITGSGHFLPENIIENDYFLNHTFFDEKGEKIQKSNQETIQKFEEITEIKSRRYAEPELQNSDMAAIAGGRALQDAGVDKETLDYVIVASNYGNISHGQGLADVMPSMSARVKNKLGIKNNACRPYDMTFGCPGFNEALILATQFIKAGLAEKILVIGSDMISRAVDPYDRTAMIFADGAGAVILENKKSDQECGVLHYLTISDNLEELDYLTNGPSLNTEYKGASKSVSMKGRKVYEYALKKVPAAMHRLIEQAGVDVKEIKKILLHQANAKMDHAMVKRFYKLNGISDAPKDIAPMTVQDFGNSSVATVPTMFDLVRKNQLGNHQFYPDDKIILASVGAGMNINALLYHFPAE, encoded by the coding sequence ATGCGGAATGCTGTAATTACTGGCTCAGGACATTTTTTGCCCGAAAACATTATTGAAAACGATTATTTTTTAAATCATACATTTTTTGATGAAAAAGGTGAGAAAATTCAAAAATCTAATCAAGAGACAATTCAAAAATTTGAAGAAATTACCGAAATTAAATCGAGAAGATATGCAGAACCAGAGCTTCAAAACTCAGATATGGCTGCCATTGCAGGTGGCAGAGCACTGCAGGACGCTGGTGTAGATAAAGAAACGCTTGACTACGTCATTGTAGCATCAAACTATGGCAATATTTCTCACGGGCAAGGCCTAGCGGATGTCATGCCCAGTATGTCGGCAAGAGTAAAAAACAAATTAGGCATCAAAAATAATGCGTGCAGACCTTATGATATGACTTTTGGTTGCCCAGGATTCAACGAAGCACTGATTTTAGCCACGCAATTCATCAAAGCTGGCTTAGCAGAGAAGATTTTAGTTATAGGATCTGATATGATTTCTCGTGCTGTTGACCCATATGACCGCACCGCTATGATTTTTGCTGATGGTGCTGGTGCCGTCATTTTAGAAAACAAAAAAAGCGACCAAGAATGTGGTGTTCTTCATTATTTGACAATATCAGACAACTTGGAAGAATTGGATTATTTGACCAACGGCCCCTCTCTCAATACCGAGTACAAAGGCGCCTCCAAGAGTGTAAGCATGAAGGGAAGAAAAGTCTATGAGTATGCACTGAAAAAAGTTCCAGCAGCGATGCACCGTTTGATAGAACAAGCTGGGGTTGATGTAAAAGAAATCAAAAAAATTCTTTTGCACCAAGCCAATGCTAAAATGGATCACGCTATGGTGAAGCGTTTTTATAAACTAAACGGCATCTCAGACGCTCCAAAAGATATTGCGCCAATGACGGTTCAAGATTTTGGTAATAGCTCCGTAGCTACTGTGCCTACGATGTTTGATTTGGTAAGAAAAAATCAATTGGGGAATCACCAGTTTTACCCTGATGATAAAATTATTTTAGCAAGCGTTGGTGCAGGAATGAATATCAATGCTTTACTTTATCACTTCCCAGCAGAATGA